In one window of Helianthus annuus cultivar XRQ/B chromosome 17, HanXRQr2.0-SUNRISE, whole genome shotgun sequence DNA:
- the LOC110920994 gene encoding uncharacterized protein LOC110920994, which translates to MESDCASNEPEMQQKRIRISWKQEGKGPSSTLPHPSEEMSDSESNGFADFGCTQMEPPTHSVSEESFVRSKNKREKRTDKEALDSMLIEVADSIIKITKILIEKHNLSNDMDACMEKLETMGWGELDVKYQTALLLFGESADIRKVWLRLRPHSCELWVKNAGAKYGLF; encoded by the exons ATGGAGTCGGACTGTGCGAGCAACGAGCCGG AAATGCAACAAAAAAGGATTAGGATTAGTTGGAAGCAAGAAGGTAAGGGGCCATCTTCTACACTTCCTCATCCTTCCGAGGAAATGTCTGACTCCGAATCAAATGGTTTTGCGGATTTCGGATGCACTCAAATGGAACCCCCGACTCACAGTGTTAGTGAGGAGTCATTCGTTCGGTCTAAAAATAAAAGGGAGAAACGAACAGATAAGGAAGCATTAGATTCAATGCTAATAGAGGTTGCAGACAGTATTATCAAGATAACAAAGATTTTGATTGAGAAACATAATCTTTCTAATGATATGGATGCATGCATGGAGAAGTTGGAGACAATGGGATGGGGAGAACTTGATGTGAAATATCAAACGGCGCTTTTGCTTTTTGGTGAAAGTGCTGATATTAGGAAAGTGTGGTTACGACTTCGGCCGCATAGTTGTGAGTTATGGGTTAAGAATGCCGGAGCGAAGTATGGATTGTTTTGA